CTTATGGCAAATCCACAGGAAGCTGAAAAAGAAAAAAATAAAGATTCTAAAAAATTAGAGTATCTATTAATGTTTAACAAAACGACATTTAATATAGCACAGTTTGTAGTAATTAAAGGAAGGAAAACACCTAATATTTTATAAATAACAATGTTGATTTTTTTAATAATCATTTCAGTTAATTGAACTATACTAGCAATAATAAAAATAAAAGTTAATGTACGTATAAAAGATAAATTTAGTGGTTCTAATATTACTTTATTAACTAACCATATTGTTGAAGCAGAAAGTGTCATCACAAATATAGTAGATAATGCCATACTGATTGAGGATTTTATATTTTTAGATATTCCAATGAAAGGACATAATCCTAAACATTCTACCAATATAAAATTGTTTACTATAGCTGTTTCAATAAATAATAAGTAATATTTCATTTTTTTGAATGCATAAATTATCAAATAATTTTAAATAGTAAAAGAATAATTAAAGATATTATTGAAAAGTTATAAACATATCAATGATATTTTCATGTTTTTTAATATTATTAAGATATAGTTTAATTTTATATAGATTATTTGTAAATATTTATTGAAAATTAATAATATAAAATATATTTTTTGTACAATTTTGAATTGTTTCATGAGTTAATAAATAAAAAAAATCTTTATATGTATTCAAGATGATTTAATTTAAAATTATTAATATATGAAGTT
The window above is part of the Arsenophonus sp. genome. Proteins encoded here:
- the rsxA gene encoding electron transport complex subunit RsxA; its protein translation is MKYYLLFIETAIVNNFILVECLGLCPFIGISKNIKSSISMALSTIFVMTLSASTIWLVNKVILEPLNLSFIRTLTFIFIIASIVQLTEMIIKKINIVIYKILGVFLPLITTNCAILNVVLLNINRYSNFLESLFFSFSASCGFAISIIIFGAIQQRLSITNIPQLFKGYPIVFITAGLVSLSFMGFKGIIK